Proteins co-encoded in one Leptospira yasudae genomic window:
- the sppA gene encoding signal peptide peptidase SppA, producing the protein MFRTFLQIVLLPFRLFFQLVRWIRFRFFRGDHYFLEIPSEFANYRKSFLMRLLSSKDEDVFFTDFLLELKLLSQVPQLKKVSVLIQQPEYGFGETLSIAERLQILKESGVSLEGFALTGGLKSLFLLGVCNERFSSEASEFFPVLPSAESFFFGNAGKKWGVKVETFQSGPYKSFGESFQRDKFSPKARENLNALLKQMTEDLESLFKRYTGFGLKNFAEPFLSAKTLKERKFITGFLNEEDFRENFLYPHYENDSEEKQKPSTKELTFPSLYRFSKLRNFKLVSRRDPIVAVLPLKGNIHHDTIGKGEGKTEGISYHAVKSALKELRDEPSVKAIVLEVDSPGGSAFVSELLYQEIHKLQKKKPVYAYVQNVSASGGYYLSCGASKIYASPYGIVGSIGSISLRLDMKNFYSKLGVTKDRVGFYKYRDLLSEYGPIHPESKKLMEQEIQDSEGLFYKRVSDARKIEVSILDKRFGQGKVFTSSQFLKDKMIDSITDFLGLLEDIKQELKVERVQLRYLPTLFTFQSFLRSLTPGFIAKGFSGEWNSVVSQSLEYSKTLLSDPLRKKFHFAEADSLLSSRFWNQG; encoded by the coding sequence ATGTTTCGAACATTTCTCCAAATCGTTTTACTTCCGTTCCGTTTATTCTTCCAACTCGTTCGTTGGATTCGATTCCGATTCTTTCGGGGCGATCACTACTTTTTAGAGATTCCTTCCGAATTCGCAAACTACCGCAAATCGTTCCTGATGCGGCTTCTTTCCTCCAAGGATGAGGATGTTTTTTTTACGGATTTTCTTCTCGAACTCAAACTTCTCTCTCAAGTTCCCCAACTCAAAAAAGTTTCTGTGCTTATCCAACAACCGGAATACGGTTTTGGAGAAACCCTGAGCATCGCCGAACGACTTCAGATTCTAAAAGAATCAGGAGTTTCTTTGGAAGGTTTCGCGTTAACGGGAGGACTCAAATCCCTGTTTCTACTCGGAGTTTGTAACGAACGATTCAGCTCGGAAGCTTCGGAATTTTTTCCAGTGCTTCCTTCCGCGGAATCTTTTTTCTTCGGAAACGCGGGGAAAAAATGGGGAGTCAAAGTCGAAACGTTTCAAAGCGGACCTTATAAGTCCTTTGGTGAATCCTTTCAAAGGGATAAGTTTTCTCCGAAAGCGAGGGAGAATTTAAACGCGCTTCTCAAACAGATGACCGAAGATTTGGAATCTCTTTTCAAACGTTATACCGGTTTCGGTCTCAAAAATTTTGCGGAACCGTTTTTATCCGCAAAGACGTTGAAGGAACGGAAATTTATCACCGGGTTTTTAAACGAAGAGGACTTTCGGGAGAATTTTCTCTACCCTCATTATGAAAACGATTCCGAGGAAAAACAAAAACCTTCGACCAAAGAACTCACATTCCCTTCTTTATACCGTTTTTCTAAATTAAGAAACTTTAAACTTGTTTCGCGCAGAGATCCGATCGTCGCCGTCCTTCCCCTCAAAGGAAACATTCATCACGATACGATCGGAAAAGGAGAAGGGAAAACCGAAGGAATTTCGTATCACGCGGTAAAATCCGCTCTCAAAGAACTGCGCGACGAACCTTCCGTCAAGGCGATCGTTTTGGAAGTGGATTCTCCCGGAGGTTCCGCTTTCGTTTCCGAACTTCTGTATCAGGAAATTCACAAACTCCAAAAGAAAAAACCGGTGTATGCGTACGTTCAAAACGTTTCCGCAAGCGGAGGATATTATCTTTCCTGCGGAGCTTCCAAGATTTACGCCTCTCCGTACGGAATCGTAGGCAGCATCGGTAGCATCTCCCTTCGTTTGGACATGAAGAATTTTTATTCCAAACTCGGGGTTACAAAAGACAGAGTCGGATTCTACAAATACAGAGATTTGTTATCCGAATACGGACCGATTCATCCAGAATCCAAAAAACTGATGGAACAGGAAATTCAAGATTCGGAAGGACTCTTTTACAAACGGGTTTCCGACGCAAGAAAGATCGAGGTTTCTATTTTGGACAAACGATTCGGACAAGGAAAGGTGTTCACTTCCAGCCAATTCTTAAAGGACAAAATGATCGATTCGATCACGGATTTCTTGGGACTTTTGGAAGACATCAAACAAGAACTCAAGGTCGAGCGAGTGCAACTCCGATACTTGCCCACTCTGTTTACGTTTCAGAGTTTTCTGCGGTCTCTAACTCCCGGTTTTATCGCGAAAGGTTTTTCGGGAGAATGGAACTCGGTCGTTTCGCAAAGTTTGGAATATTCTAAAACCCTATTGTCCGATCCTCTTCGAAAGAAGTTTCACTTTGCGGAAGCGGACTCGCTTCTTTCTTCTCGGTTTTGGAATCAGGGTTGA
- the uvrA gene encoding excinuclease ABC subunit UvrA, which yields MQEIRIRGAREHNLKNINVDIPRDKLVVITGLSGSGKSSLAFDTIYAEGQRRYVESLSAYARQFLGQMEKPDLDLIEGLSPAISIEQKTTHRNPRSTVGTVTEIYDYLRLLYARVGKPHCPECGTPIQSMSIDQITARVLAFPEGTKLQILAPVVAGKKGEHKDVLEKIRKDGFNRVRINGEIRTLDEDIVLKKNFKTSIEIVVDRIVMKDGIRSRLADSVETALKQSEGLVILDDGSKDHILSQKMACPNGHDIGFTELSPRMFSFNSPYGACETCDGLGSLLEFDEDLLVNDPELSLVDGCIEAWAGSKSNGFWFMATLKSLSDSLKFKMNTPWKDLPEKTRQTILHGDKRIKIEYDFRGANSHYEFTKEYEGVIPNLQRRYKETKSDSMRQWFESYMTNHPCPSCKGKRLKRESLSVKVHNVPVDEFTSYSIEKALRFVEGLKVTGAEEVIAKPILKEIHQRLSFLNDVGVGYLTMERSAGSLSGGEAQRIRLATQIGSRLMGVLYILDEPSIGLHQRDNTKLISTLKNLRDLGNTVLVVEHDHETMEESDWLIDMGPGAGVHGGSIVCAGTPADVAKHKDSLTGKYLSGRRNVPIPEKLRDGNGNQLQIIGAKENNLKNIDVNIPLGKLVVITGVSGSGKSTLINDILYNAAAHKVMKMKTLAGKHKTIKGFDNIDKIINIDQSPIGRTPRSNPATYTGLFTPIREMFSGLEEAKLRGYGPGRFSFNVSGGRCETCEGDGILKIEMHFLPDVYVTCEVCKGKRYNQETLEVRYKGKNIFDVLEMTVEDANEFFENIPIVKRKLETLLEVGLGYIRLGQPATTFSGGEAQRIKLATELSKRPTGKTLYILDEPTTGLHFEDVRHLSEVLHTLVDRGNSMIVIEHNLDVIKQADWIVDMGPEGGDGGGLVIAEGTPKEVAKIKNSYTGQYLKKVFASENALAAASENSSKKNGTLEKKPTRETKQKVNR from the coding sequence TTGCAGGAAATTCGGATTCGAGGAGCGAGAGAACACAATCTTAAGAATATCAACGTGGATATTCCGAGAGATAAGCTCGTTGTCATTACAGGTTTGTCCGGTTCGGGCAAATCGTCTCTTGCATTTGATACGATCTATGCGGAAGGGCAAAGACGGTATGTGGAGAGCTTGTCCGCATACGCCCGTCAATTTTTGGGTCAAATGGAAAAACCCGATCTGGATCTGATCGAAGGTCTTTCGCCCGCCATTTCCATAGAACAAAAAACAACCCACCGAAATCCGAGATCCACTGTCGGAACAGTTACCGAAATTTACGATTATCTCCGTCTTTTGTATGCTCGTGTCGGAAAACCGCATTGTCCCGAATGCGGAACTCCGATTCAATCCATGTCCATCGACCAGATTACCGCTCGTGTTCTCGCATTTCCGGAGGGGACCAAACTCCAAATTCTCGCACCCGTAGTCGCGGGAAAAAAAGGGGAGCACAAGGACGTTCTCGAAAAAATCCGCAAGGACGGTTTCAATCGGGTACGAATCAACGGAGAAATCCGAACCCTCGACGAAGACATCGTATTAAAAAAGAATTTTAAAACCTCGATCGAAATCGTGGTCGATCGGATCGTAATGAAGGACGGAATCCGAAGTCGTTTGGCCGATTCCGTCGAAACCGCCCTCAAACAATCGGAAGGACTTGTGATTTTGGACGACGGTTCCAAGGATCATATCCTTTCGCAGAAGATGGCTTGTCCGAACGGACACGATATCGGTTTTACCGAACTTTCACCGAGAATGTTTTCCTTCAATTCTCCGTATGGCGCCTGCGAAACCTGCGACGGTCTCGGAAGTTTGCTCGAATTCGACGAAGATCTTTTGGTCAACGATCCCGAACTTTCCTTAGTGGACGGTTGTATCGAAGCCTGGGCCGGTTCCAAGAGCAACGGCTTTTGGTTTATGGCGACTCTCAAGTCCTTATCCGATTCTTTGAAATTTAAGATGAACACTCCTTGGAAGGATCTGCCCGAAAAAACGAGACAGACGATTCTTCACGGGGATAAACGAATCAAAATCGAATACGATTTCCGCGGAGCGAACTCCCATTACGAATTCACGAAAGAATACGAGGGCGTAATTCCGAATCTGCAAAGAAGATACAAGGAAACCAAATCCGATTCGATGCGTCAATGGTTCGAGTCGTATATGACGAACCACCCTTGTCCTTCCTGCAAAGGAAAACGTCTGAAACGCGAAAGTCTTTCCGTAAAGGTGCATAACGTTCCCGTGGACGAGTTTACCTCGTATTCCATCGAGAAAGCGTTGCGATTTGTGGAAGGTCTCAAAGTCACCGGCGCGGAAGAAGTCATCGCCAAACCGATCTTAAAGGAAATCCACCAAAGACTCTCCTTCTTGAACGACGTAGGCGTAGGTTATCTTACGATGGAAAGAAGCGCGGGTTCCTTATCCGGTGGAGAAGCGCAACGGATCCGCTTAGCGACCCAGATCGGTTCCAGATTGATGGGCGTTTTGTACATTCTCGACGAACCTTCCATCGGTTTACATCAAAGGGACAACACGAAGCTGATTTCCACACTTAAAAATTTAAGAGATTTGGGAAACACGGTTCTCGTAGTCGAACACGATCACGAAACCATGGAAGAATCCGATTGGCTGATCGACATGGGACCGGGTGCGGGCGTTCACGGAGGTTCCATCGTTTGCGCGGGAACTCCGGCGGATGTCGCCAAACACAAGGATTCGTTGACCGGTAAATATCTTTCCGGAAGAAGAAACGTTCCGATTCCCGAAAAACTGCGGGACGGAAACGGAAATCAACTGCAGATCATCGGAGCCAAAGAAAACAATCTCAAGAACATAGACGTAAATATCCCACTTGGAAAGTTAGTCGTCATTACCGGAGTTTCCGGTTCGGGCAAATCCACTCTCATCAACGACATTCTTTACAACGCCGCCGCTCATAAGGTGATGAAGATGAAAACCTTGGCGGGAAAACACAAAACGATCAAAGGTTTCGATAACATCGACAAGATCATCAATATCGATCAATCTCCGATCGGAAGAACGCCCCGTTCCAATCCGGCGACGTACACGGGACTTTTCACTCCGATCCGGGAAATGTTCTCGGGACTCGAAGAAGCGAAACTCAGAGGGTACGGACCGGGAAGATTCAGCTTCAACGTCAGCGGAGGACGCTGCGAAACCTGCGAAGGCGACGGGATTCTCAAGATCGAAATGCACTTTTTACCGGACGTGTACGTTACCTGCGAAGTCTGCAAAGGGAAACGATACAATCAGGAAACATTAGAAGTTCGTTATAAAGGGAAGAATATCTTCGACGTTCTAGAAATGACCGTGGAAGACGCGAACGAGTTTTTCGAAAACATCCCCATCGTTAAACGGAAACTGGAAACGCTTCTCGAAGTGGGACTCGGTTATATCCGCCTCGGACAACCCGCGACCACGTTCTCCGGAGGAGAAGCGCAGCGTATCAAACTGGCGACCGAACTTTCCAAACGGCCCACCGGAAAAACGCTGTATATCCTGGACGAACCTACGACCGGTCTTCACTTCGAAGACGTTAGACATCTCTCCGAAGTTCTTCATACCCTCGTGGATCGAGGCAACTCGATGATCGTGATCGAACACAATCTCGACGTGATCAAACAAGCGGATTGGATCGTGGATATGGGACCCGAAGGAGGGGACGGAGGCGGTCTTGTGATCGCGGAAGGAACTCCGAAAGAAGTCGCGAAGATAAAAAATTCCTATACGGGTCAGTATCTTAAGAAAGTATTTGCTTCCGAGAACGCGTTGGCGGCCGCTTCGGAAAATTCTTCCAAAAAAAACGGAACGCTGGAAAAGAAGCCGACTCGCGAAACCAAACAAAAGGTGAATCGTTAA
- a CDS encoding acyl-CoA dehydrogenase, translated as MNLKEFLSSVPSGEYRSVFRDALPYLVEEGYFQAIAGGSFEGFHEKIYQLGSYPRGIGLGIAMMAQTNVAGRILKFVADGFLNESGNNQILHKKEVIEIGKNLLKDVSTGKGIISMGVSESGWKGRISNILTSYKIEDDQIVLDLSKSFLTNGANCNGFLVVAKSPADTFDVIYLTQDTPGLEIELFDLEYAKEATHCRLKGNSISVPLNHLIFLNYQGWAPEIHLSEMLSASALFCGYVDLILKVLIREKKDAVDPRTAGRIMDIQQLLYSKILEISHKKDTDPNFRMEQIHPYGYETALDLIYTWLTDLVSGVELSKMFPDIGLFYSIHPGKTPIYQKNILKKIRALR; from the coding sequence ATGAATCTGAAAGAATTCTTATCTTCCGTTCCATCCGGCGAATATCGAAGCGTTTTTCGAGACGCCCTTCCGTATCTGGTCGAAGAGGGCTACTTTCAAGCGATCGCCGGAGGTTCTTTCGAAGGGTTTCACGAAAAGATCTATCAGTTAGGTTCCTATCCGAGAGGGATCGGTTTGGGAATCGCGATGATGGCGCAGACCAACGTCGCCGGAAGAATTCTAAAATTCGTTGCGGACGGTTTTCTCAACGAAAGCGGGAACAATCAGATTCTTCATAAGAAAGAAGTGATCGAGATCGGAAAGAATCTTTTGAAGGACGTAAGCACCGGCAAGGGAATTATCTCGATGGGGGTCAGCGAATCGGGTTGGAAGGGAAGAATTTCCAACATTCTCACCAGTTATAAGATCGAAGACGATCAAATCGTTCTCGATTTGTCCAAATCCTTTTTGACGAACGGGGCCAACTGCAACGGATTCTTGGTCGTCGCAAAATCTCCCGCGGACACGTTCGACGTGATCTATTTGACTCAGGACACTCCCGGGTTGGAAATCGAACTCTTCGATCTGGAATACGCAAAGGAAGCGACGCATTGTCGATTGAAAGGAAATTCGATTTCGGTTCCTTTGAATCATCTGATTTTTCTGAACTATCAGGGTTGGGCTCCCGAAATTCATCTTTCGGAAATGTTGTCCGCGTCCGCTTTGTTCTGCGGTTATGTGGACCTGATTCTAAAGGTGCTGATCCGGGAAAAAAAGGACGCCGTGGACCCGAGAACCGCCGGAAGAATCATGGACATTCAGCAATTATTATATTCTAAAATACTGGAAATCTCCCATAAAAAGGACACCGATCCGAATTTTAGAATGGAACAGATCCATCCATACGGTTACGAGACCGCCTTGGATTTGATCTACACTTGGCTTACGGACCTTGTGAGCGGGGTGGAACTTTCCAAAATGTTTCCGGACATCGGATTGTTCTATTCGATTCACCCCGGAAAAACACCAATCTATCAAAAAAACATTCTAAAAAAAATCAGAGCCTTGCGATAA
- a CDS encoding cation diffusion facilitator family transporter codes for MDDFFQLHHVERSQEKGLKRSILLAILVSLCIFCVELFGGLQSGSIALVADAGHIITDAIALSLSFIAVILAARKPNSTFSFGYYRIEILTSLLNSILIFGISFYIFYEALERFQNQKEILSFHMVFYSSAGIVLNLISAWILFRFSSENINIKSAYVHVLSDLLSTAGVLLGSILIYFTNWNWIDPLISILISILILRSAWGIFRESVGVLLESSPATFEIPHILEHVAKIPGVARIADYHFWAITRGVYACTLRLGVVDFKNANEIVLEANRILKSEFGIDYVTVQCETGDTTKRIANLSVVDSHGMQNHSHHHGHHHHH; via the coding sequence ATGGATGATTTTTTTCAACTTCATCACGTAGAGCGAAGCCAGGAGAAAGGTCTCAAACGATCGATTCTTCTCGCGATTCTCGTTTCGCTTTGTATCTTCTGCGTAGAATTGTTCGGCGGGCTTCAAAGCGGAAGCATCGCTTTGGTCGCGGACGCGGGTCATATCATCACCGATGCGATCGCGTTGTCCCTTTCCTTTATCGCGGTGATTTTAGCCGCCAGAAAACCGAACTCCACGTTTTCATTCGGTTATTACAGAATCGAAATTCTCACCTCCCTTTTGAATTCGATTCTGATTTTCGGAATTTCGTTTTATATCTTTTACGAAGCGCTCGAACGTTTTCAGAACCAGAAAGAGATTCTCAGCTTTCACATGGTCTTTTACAGTTCTGCCGGAATCGTTCTGAATCTAATCAGCGCTTGGATTCTGTTTCGATTCAGCAGCGAGAACATCAACATCAAATCTGCATACGTTCACGTATTGAGCGATCTTCTTTCCACGGCGGGAGTTCTTTTAGGTTCGATTCTGATCTACTTTACGAATTGGAACTGGATCGATCCTTTGATTTCGATTTTGATTTCGATTTTGATATTGCGTTCTGCTTGGGGAATCTTTCGGGAAAGCGTCGGCGTTCTTCTGGAATCGTCTCCGGCAACATTCGAAATTCCTCATATTCTAGAACACGTCGCCAAGATTCCAGGAGTTGCCCGAATTGCGGATTATCATTTTTGGGCGATTACGAGAGGGGTTTATGCCTGCACGCTGCGTCTCGGTGTCGTCGATTTCAAGAACGCAAACGAAATCGTGTTGGAAGCCAATCGCATCTTAAAGTCCGAGTTCGGAATCGATTACGTTACGGTTCAGTGCGAGACGGGAGATACGACGAAACGAATTGCAAATCTTTCCGTCGTAGATTCTCATGGAATGCAAAACCATTCACACCATCACGGTCATCATCACCATCACTGA
- a CDS encoding OmpA family protein: MKSFLKSSLPLFICLLLSVNSVSADAFYYPWEYNKVYNEKIALEIELDSLRTRYRNETDNSRKERLEYDSKIRSLEELLAREKEFRAKDNDLADEKLKALENQIAVLKAKSSNKEKELIDENERQARKFRELLENLKEELERERAACQKKAEALQKEYEKKIADLEARILSLNDEISKLKNLSDNQKKELDRLSDQANELEAKLTDEIKKGQIRLKRFHNRLVINIDDKISFDSGSAELKKQILPALDKIKEILGNYPGNLIIIEGHTDNVPIRTKKFADNWQLSGERALSVLHYVLENKNVDPRNFSLAGYGEFQPIVSNDTPENRALNRRVDIVVVPR; the protein is encoded by the coding sequence ATGAAATCGTTTCTGAAATCCTCACTGCCACTTTTTATTTGTCTTCTTCTTTCCGTGAACTCAGTTTCCGCGGATGCGTTCTATTATCCTTGGGAATACAACAAGGTGTATAACGAAAAGATCGCCTTGGAAATCGAATTGGATTCCTTGAGAACCAGGTATCGAAACGAAACCGACAATTCCAGAAAGGAACGTTTGGAATACGATTCTAAAATCCGTTCTTTGGAGGAATTGCTCGCGAGAGAAAAAGAATTCCGCGCGAAAGACAACGATCTCGCCGACGAAAAACTCAAAGCTCTGGAGAATCAGATCGCCGTTCTCAAAGCGAAAAGTTCCAACAAGGAAAAAGAACTGATCGACGAAAACGAAAGACAAGCCCGAAAGTTCCGGGAACTTTTGGAAAATCTAAAGGAAGAATTGGAACGCGAAAGAGCCGCTTGTCAGAAAAAGGCGGAAGCCCTTCAAAAAGAATACGAGAAAAAGATCGCGGACTTGGAAGCGAGAATCCTTTCGTTGAACGACGAGATTTCCAAACTCAAAAATCTTTCGGACAATCAAAAGAAGGAACTCGATCGTCTTTCCGATCAGGCCAACGAACTCGAGGCCAAACTCACGGACGAAATCAAAAAAGGACAGATTCGTTTGAAGCGGTTTCACAACCGTCTCGTCATCAATATCGACGATAAGATTTCCTTCGACTCGGGTTCTGCGGAATTGAAAAAACAGATTCTTCCCGCATTGGATAAGATCAAAGAAATCCTCGGCAATTATCCAGGAAACCTCATCATCATCGAAGGTCATACGGACAACGTTCCGATCCGCACGAAAAAGTTCGCGGACAACTGGCAGCTTTCCGGCGAGCGGGCTTTGTCCGTTCTTCATTACGTGTTGGAAAACAAGAACGTCGATCCTAGAAACTTCTCCCTTGCCGGTTACGGAGAATTTCAACCCATCGTTTCCAACGATACTCCCGAGAATAGAGCGCTCAACCGCAGAGTGGATATCGTAGTCGTTCCGCGTTGA
- the mgtE gene encoding magnesium transporter, protein MEERGVSHGLFSEKANPSSLEWIEFFSEKIKAGENEFLDRFLKQNHPADIAEVLEKLEEDEAFSVFKRCDSELQSSILVEFDEEFQADLISRFQMKEISPILENLETDELSNLISEFPRDKAEEILNSIDEEDSSQVRKQLTFREYTAGRLMNTVFASAVETDTVRKAIIKLRKLAKETDDIYHLYITDEDNVLKGYVKLKNLFLAPLNTKVIRLMKTGFTSIHYDTDQEEVAKIFRKYDLVSAAVVDDLGRILGRITVDDILDIVHEEASEDILRLGGVSEEEKLSSSVLTSARRRMVWLLINLGTASLAASVVSFFGSTIEKYVLLASLMPIVAGMGGNAGTQSITLIVRNLATGDLSTGNWKSAIRKEGLVGLLNGFMVGITAGLIVYLFTGNFTLSMVMFMALQANLVIAAVIGTSIPLLLRVLGIDPAIASSIFVTTFTDVFGFFCFLGLATIFIQML, encoded by the coding sequence ATGGAAGAAAGAGGAGTTAGCCACGGCCTATTTTCGGAAAAAGCGAATCCTTCTTCCTTGGAATGGATCGAATTCTTTTCCGAGAAAATCAAGGCGGGCGAGAACGAATTTTTAGATCGTTTTCTCAAACAAAATCACCCGGCGGACATAGCGGAGGTTCTGGAGAAGCTCGAAGAAGACGAAGCGTTTTCCGTTTTCAAACGATGCGACTCAGAACTTCAAAGTTCCATCCTCGTAGAGTTCGACGAGGAATTTCAGGCCGATCTGATTTCCCGTTTTCAGATGAAGGAGATTTCTCCGATCCTCGAAAACCTGGAGACGGACGAACTTTCCAACCTCATCTCCGAATTTCCCCGGGACAAGGCCGAGGAAATCCTCAACTCGATCGACGAAGAGGATTCTTCCCAAGTCCGAAAACAACTTACGTTCCGCGAATACACCGCCGGTCGTTTGATGAACACCGTTTTCGCTTCCGCGGTGGAAACGGATACGGTCCGCAAAGCGATCATCAAACTCAGAAAACTCGCGAAGGAAACGGACGACATTTATCATTTGTACATCACCGACGAAGACAACGTTCTCAAAGGTTACGTTAAGCTTAAGAATTTATTTCTAGCACCTCTCAATACGAAAGTGATCCGTTTGATGAAAACCGGTTTTACTTCGATTCACTACGATACGGATCAGGAAGAAGTCGCGAAAATTTTCCGGAAATACGATCTCGTTTCCGCGGCGGTCGTGGACGACCTCGGAAGGATTTTGGGAAGAATCACGGTGGACGACATTTTGGACATCGTTCACGAAGAGGCATCCGAGGACATTCTCCGTTTGGGAGGCGTTTCGGAAGAGGAAAAACTTTCTTCCTCCGTTTTGACTTCCGCGAGAAGAAGAATGGTCTGGCTTCTCATCAACTTGGGAACGGCTTCTCTTGCCGCGTCGGTCGTTTCGTTTTTCGGTAGCACGATCGAGAAATACGTATTGCTCGCGTCCCTTATGCCCATCGTCGCGGGGATGGGAGGAAACGCCGGAACACAATCGATCACCTTGATCGTTCGAAACTTAGCGACGGGGGATCTTTCCACCGGAAACTGGAAATCCGCGATTCGAAAGGAAGGTTTGGTCGGACTTCTCAACGGGTTTATGGTGGGAATCACCGCCGGATTGATCGTATATCTTTTTACCGGCAACTTCACGCTTTCGATGGTTATGTTTATGGCTTTGCAGGCGAACCTCGTCATCGCCGCCGTCATCGGAACTTCGATTCCTTTGCTCTTGCGGGTTTTAGGAATCGATCCGGCGATCGCGTCCTCGATTTTCGTAACGACGTTTACGGACGTGTTCGGGTTTTTCTGCTTTTTGGGATTGGCTACGATCTTCATTCAAATGTTATGA
- a CDS encoding LA_2219 family laminin/E-cadherin/plasminogen-binding protein codes for MSGMKAKTVLKNAVLLTGMSLSLFWILSCATGSKTGETGESVKHEPVPNPAGENEVVLDEEGKEVSLNTGDPASFLKPSKDPLEYFRVHITSDGYQLRQLRGSKFIKRKVDKGGDALISEELVRYNKINFVDDGIIIVVLNGNTGAFETIRFNTRVPRINDLAKIVQNDVTRWSMEHSEEKPVVTKFQIHYSLELKNKVGSTRDAVKEELKKEVIRRK; via the coding sequence ATGTCGGGTATGAAAGCAAAAACAGTTCTTAAAAACGCGGTCCTCTTGACCGGAATGAGCCTCAGCTTGTTCTGGATTCTTTCCTGTGCGACCGGATCCAAAACCGGGGAAACGGGAGAATCCGTAAAACACGAACCTGTTCCGAATCCCGCCGGTGAAAACGAAGTCGTTCTGGACGAAGAAGGCAAAGAAGTATCGTTGAACACGGGAGATCCTGCTTCCTTCTTAAAACCGTCCAAAGATCCGTTGGAATATTTCCGCGTTCATATTACCAGCGACGGATATCAACTTCGTCAGTTGCGAGGTTCCAAATTCATAAAACGAAAAGTGGATAAGGGCGGGGACGCGCTCATCAGCGAAGAACTCGTTCGCTACAACAAAATCAATTTCGTGGACGACGGGATCATCATCGTAGTGTTAAACGGAAACACGGGGGCTTTTGAAACGATTCGTTTTAATACGAGAGTTCCGAGAATCAACGACCTTGCAAAGATCGTTCAGAACGACGTCACGCGCTGGTCCATGGAACACTCCGAAGAAAAACCTGTCGTGACTAAATTTCAGATTCATTATTCCCTCGAACTGAAAAACAAAGTGGGCAGTACCCGCGACGCCGTGAAAGAAGAATTAAAAAAAGAAGTCATCCGCAGAAAATAA
- a CDS encoding DoxX family protein has protein sequence MESQTVSKGQLWTGRVLSGIAIAFLLMDGVGKFFLDLMPKEAMEDAAKLAYPSSIMPWIGTTLIICTLLYAFPKTSYFGAILLTGYLGGAVSAHVRILNPWLSHILFPVYLGFFIWGGLYLRNLELRALIPWRK, from the coding sequence ATGGAATCACAAACCGTTTCAAAAGGTCAGCTCTGGACCGGAAGAGTTTTAAGCGGAATCGCAATCGCATTCCTGCTCATGGACGGAGTTGGGAAATTCTTCCTCGATCTTATGCCTAAGGAAGCGATGGAAGACGCGGCAAAACTCGCGTATCCCAGCAGCATCATGCCTTGGATCGGCACCACGCTCATCATCTGCACTTTGTTATATGCATTTCCCAAAACTTCCTACTTCGGCGCGATCTTATTGACTGGCTATTTGGGCGGTGCGGTCTCTGCTCACGTTCGAATTCTGAATCCGTGGTTGAGCCATATTCTATTTCCCGTATATCTCGGCTTTTTTATTTGGGGCGGTTTATATCTTAGAAACCTCGAATTACGCGCGTTAATTCCTTGGAGGAAGTAA